A stretch of DNA from Lycium ferocissimum isolate CSIRO_LF1 chromosome 4, AGI_CSIRO_Lferr_CH_V1, whole genome shotgun sequence:
GTGGAAGCTGCCAGTCCTTTCAGGCTGATTCAAGGCTATGCCTCGGACGACAGTTTAGACAATGCTAGTGAGAATTGTCTTGGAGATCTTGGCTGTTTGACGGTTCCTCCGCCTAGTGAAGTTGTTACTATAACTGCCAGGACTGATACTGGGAAATCACCCTTATCTTCAGTTAAACCTTCAAATTCTGTTGCCAGAGATGATAAAGAATCTTTTGCTGCTGTAAAATTTGAGGATTCCACTGATCATAGTAGTGGGAATCGATTATCTTTGAAGAGTGATACTGCTCCTGGAGGACCTCATGGAGAAAATGTTTTGGGTGTTGATGATAATGACAGTTTTGTTTTGGTTAGGAAAGATGCTAAGGATAAATCTCCTACACGGAAGGTTGATGAGTATGGGAGATTGGTTAGGGAGGGGGTTAGTGACAGTGATTCTGATGATTCACCAAGGTATAAGCGGAGACATggaaaaagaggaagaagcCGGAGCAGAAGCCGCTCTCCATATGataggaggaggaggaagagtcCACGGAAGAGAAAGGACAGGTGGGATCGATCTCGGAGGTACTCATTTTGATTTGCTTTTGCTATGTTTCTGGCCAATATCTCTTCTGTTGATTTGATTTCTACTGTAGTTGTGGATGATCTTAAAATTGTCAATGCTTAAACTTTACAGCATCTCTCCAAAAAGACGCAGAAGTAGAAGCAAGTCGCCTTCTAGGCATGGGCTATCTTTTGTTGGCGACAAAATGAGAAGGGACAGAGACTATCCTCCCCAATGCTTTGACTTCCTTCGAGGCAAGTGTTACCGTGGAGCATCGTGTCGATATTTCCATGCTGAGCTTGATAAGAGTGGTAGATCAGGATCACACAGGAGCAAACATCAGCACCGAGATCTTCCACCTATGTCAAAGGATTCTGATATGCACGATTCAAGGGATTCTCATACACATGAAAATATTGGGAATAATCATGATAGATCCAAAAACCAGGATATTCCTGATATGGAAACTAAAGATATGAAAGAAACTGAACCTACTTCTCAGCTTTATGGAAAAGAGAATCAGATGGAACTTGCTGACAGTCCAGTAATTGTTGCTGAAGTGGAGAAGCTTCCTGGTGATGCTGCTGGGGGCGGGCCCTCCTCAGTTGGAACTATGGGGATTAATCAGTCTGAAGATCATGTCTCTGATCAGATGCTCTTAAATGCAGATGAGAAACTCAAAGAGGAATGTGATTCATCTATTTTGGAGTTATCATCTGTCCAAACATCATTCATGGTCCCACCAGTCCAGTTTCCTCAATTTGTATCTGCTAAGGACTCGTGCCCATCAGATGTACTCCAAACAACACCCTTATCTGCTTCCTTTCCTTCACTTCCACAAGCTTCAAGTACTGCATTTGCTCAGCAGATGCCCAGAGATCATTACTTGCCCCCATCTTTTAATTCTGCATATATCGGAAGTGCTCCTCCATATCAAGCTCCATTTCCTCATCAACCGTCTCCATTCGCTGTACCTCTGAGTTCCTCTTGGAATTCTCTTCCACCACGTCCAGCACTGTCACAGGCACCACACACTCAATTTGTGAACGACTCCTCTGGAAATGTAGCTGGTGGACAACATAGTGTTCCTCAAGTACATTTTCAACCAAATATATTAGTTCCAAGGAATGACTTCTATGCAAGCTCATCGCCAAATATTCCTCAAATTGGTGAACATCATGCCTATGTGCGTACTCAACCTGTCTACTCTAGGGGATCACCGACTAGACCACCAGCTTTCCTCGGTGAATCTACGGCTCTTGGTGAACTTCCTGGTCCATCTTCTAATATTTACCCTTACATGCAACAGCCACATGCTGGTCGTCAGACCGCTGGTATTTCTCGACATCTTGCTGAGCCTGGAGTTAGTTCCTCTGCTTCAAGGTACGCATCTGATTTGTTAGAACAGAATCAAGCTCCTCGGTTGCCTGATTTTGGTGGATCCAGATTTTCAACTCATTTCAACCCTTATGCATCTACATTTGACCAGCCACTAACTACGAAATTTGGTTCGGATCCTTTAATACATGGAAGAGATACACTGCCTAGTAATAAAT
This window harbors:
- the LOC132052360 gene encoding uncharacterized protein LOC132052360, with protein sequence MYGQGNYGTQIGQNANTSRPQLQQWPPPPPPMMPHGHPPGPPQVGQHGPPAYQHAHPGVRHPCPPFPVSTSGSDSSLFYPLPPPPPPSAQQHSQWNPSMHHVPPAIAPGAPRVLPPPPPLGQMPYRGAIHQPSPDSMQLFHHNLPPPPPLPPNLQNPGFSTPSGFDSTHSRNHDSHVQPAVPGPPQPPLPPSPPGEPPLPPSSPPLISSTTNANGAKDEGAFEHDGRIVYREGLPVSKKLSSGLPSSPPKPISLAFPGEGSSIQLINSINSAPSHSAADSDMEMEDDITQLDEDQQMHSFGDDKQLQDSLTEDILHQNSSCCGSLEPEEQRQDSPYRAPSSPPAPSSEANGLNRDNEPFLDDQVQISSSLEKGLSHPSASPTDKEVDLENVDSQLVEAASPFRLIQGYASDDSLDNASENCLGDLGCLTVPPPSEVVTITARTDTGKSPLSSVKPSNSVARDDKESFAAVKFEDSTDHSSGNRLSLKSDTAPGGPHGENVLGVDDNDSFVLVRKDAKDKSPTRKVDEYGRLVREGVSDSDSDDSPRYKRRHGKRGRSRSRSRSPYDRRRRKSPRKRKDRWDRSRSISPKRRRSRSKSPSRHGLSFVGDKMRRDRDYPPQCFDFLRGKCYRGASCRYFHAELDKSGRSGSHRSKHQHRDLPPMSKDSDMHDSRDSHTHENIGNNHDRSKNQDIPDMETKDMKETEPTSQLYGKENQMELADSPVIVAEVEKLPGDAAGGGPSSVGTMGINQSEDHVSDQMLLNADEKLKEECDSSILELSSVQTSFMVPPVQFPQFVSAKDSCPSDVLQTTPLSASFPSLPQASSTAFAQQMPRDHYLPPSFNSAYIGSAPPYQAPFPHQPSPFAVPLSSSWNSLPPRPALSQAPHTQFVNDSSGNVAGGQHSVPQVHFQPNILVPRNDFYASSSPNIPQIGEHHAYVRTQPVYSRGSPTRPPAFLGESTALGELPGPSSNIYPYMQQPHAGRQTAGISRHLAEPGVSSSASRYASDLLEQNQAPRLPDFGGSRFSTHFNPYASTFDQPLTTKFGSDPLIHGRDTLPSNKYGAFSLSNMPTDGHPAESLGSRNITPPSASAAERMFPQPGGNQYDPLYDSIEPSTNSLKKSDPGQKREVTDDSGVMLRLSGSNEPLDVEVNKRQKGDGAIAFTASAENDEFGETAEAEVGAVENGSPSDSSDEEDVPAGEIEMEQVKASGEKKKSKDSRSMRLFKISVANFVKELLKPSWRQGNMSKEVFKTIVKKTVDKVSGAMKSHQIPKSKAKIDHYIDSSQRKLTKLVMGYVDKYVKA